CTCGCCTTGCGAATCATAGTCGAATGCAGAAATTGATACAGCAAGCGCAGTTGGCGGCACAACCATCCTCTTTTGCTGATGGGGAGGGAGGGGAAGAAGACCAATACGACTCTGAAGAATTCATTCATGACGCGTTTCAATTGGTCGATTACGTTTCTGCTCTTCTGATGAGGTTGATACACCAGACAGCAGTTGGAGAGTACTGGCTCACCAACGTCATGGCAGTATTAGTTGCACGAGTTGCAAAAATCAAGGCATTGCTGATGGATATCAAGTTGAGGGCCAACGAGTCGGTCGCGGTAGGGACAGAGCACTTGAAGGACGCTCAAACGTCAGCTAGGGGCTCTCACAGTATCTCCATCAAcattgatgctgatgaagaagaatgtgaGGAAGCGTTGCGAATCATCGACGCAGATACCAAAGAAGGCCTTACAtcggaagaagacgccagcATCAGCGCCTATTGCGTAACGCAGAACAAGTTCCGTTCAGGACTTAATTCTGCGATAAAATACATTCTTTCTTCGCTATTATCCACGAATAGATCAGGGCTCCCTGTTACAAATTATGAGGTGTGCGCTGTGGTATACGATATTGGATTCGAAGGTTTCAAGGTAAGTAGATGACGACCCTGCTTTATGGCTTCTTCTGACCTTTTCTTATCATAGACTATGCTTTTCCAAGACAGAGACCTGGAGTACTCCGCATCATCTGATCGAAACGTACTGAATACTGCACAATCGGCCCTGAGCATCGTGGACCAAACTCTACAGAACACAAAGCGCAGAGTTGAACAGTCTCCGCCACCGAGTAATCAAGGTATCCGTACCTACTTTGAATGGGCATTCTTCGAAACGACAAATAAAAAGTCTTCAAATGGCGCGGGTGGAATCAATAGCTTTTGGCGCTCAAAGAAGAACGTCCAGATTTTCTCAATGGCCGATATTACTGAGGTTATGATTGCGCTTTTTGTAGCGAGTCCAATACTCATCTCCGACTTCACTAGCTTTCGATCTATGATAGCTATGTCTGGAGGAATTGAAGACGTGGTTACCTCGTATGAGGAAGGTCAGTTTGGTGCCTTTGTTCGACTTTATACAGGCGAATTCGAACAAGGAGCCAGACAACGAGAGACTCTCCTCTTGCCAACAGCATTTGCAGATCAGCGTTTCTCACGTTGCAAATTGCTAGCGGAAGGAAATGGCAGATGGGGCCGGGCAAACCACCAGCTTCAGCGATCCCCAACATTATCACAGAACCAACCGACAAGTGAGAATAATGGCGAAGAACAAGTACAAGAGAAACTTGATTCCTGTGTagtcaagatggaaaagtGGGTTGTGGATGAAACCTCGGTGACTGTCTCTTGCAAAACCTACGTTTGGTCACTGATGGCCATCACCGCGGTtcttgttggcggcggcctggCAATGGGCCTCACAGTTGGCCAACGAATAGACGGCGTGGATCCATTTAACCTAGCAACATATACTTGGGCTCTCGCAGCATTCATTATTGTGGTATTCAAGAGCATGTGGGTTGAGAGCTGGACGTGGAGCGACTTCCTACGTCAACGAGTTCGATGCCGATCAGTGTCAGAATTAGCAGCGGCGACAAATCTTGACTATCAGCTTATCATGGCGAAACTGCTACACGACGATTGTAATGGAAGTATTCTCGTCACCAGAGGTCCTTACAACACCATTTTCCGCAACCAAACTAATGGCGGCGACGGGTTCTCTATCGATCAACCACTCAGTGCTGAAACATTGATGCTTAGCGGTATTGCACTCCTCAAGGTTTTGACCCCACGTGGACATGCGATTGTTTGCCTCGACTACCGATGTGGAACATTTTTGACAATACTGGAACACCGAAGGGGCACTGATAATTCACGACTTGTTTGCGAGGACCTGGGCCGTATATCAAAGGAGAGAGATTCCGGTGATGATAAGGTAAAGGATTTGGTTGGTCTACGTCTGAAGAAAGTAGACAACTTTAAATGGAAACGAGTTCAAGGTCTATGGGAATTCAAAAATGCTGGAGTTGTTTTCGAGTAGCTGCTAGGACCAAAGATTGGCCTGTTGA
This portion of the Trichoderma atroviride chromosome 6, complete sequence genome encodes:
- a CDS encoding uncharacterized protein (EggNog:ENOG41~TransMembrane:2 (o652-674i686-706o)) codes for the protein MVSGSRGSPSERFEKPGDLSSETGLINDNGQPVATSNSVQNLGTRLFGQNVKGQSIRSNGAEIWRRGRQYLSHGRLRAQATGAPPMLSAPHEGEPARRGSLQECPSIDSIMEIIEPKSESNITYPEFDSLVQHSVPKGAAKRFRKAEAKRLSHILEQPQEKLCLGQTKLLSAMNGNEEGYRKLSKMSQCILTAQNLCLLDNECINAQYCTRLANHSRMQKLIQQAQLAAQPSSFADGEGGEEDQYDSEEFIHDAFQLVDYVSALLMRLIHQTAVGEYWLTNVMAVLVARVAKIKALLMDIKLRANESVAVGTEHLKDAQTSARGSHSISINIDADEEECEEALRIIDADTKEGLTSEEDASISAYCVTQNKFRSGLNSAIKYILSSLLSTNRSGLPVTNYEVCAVVYDIGFEGFKTMLFQDRDLEYSASSDRNVLNTAQSALSIVDQTLQNTKRRVEQSPPPSNQGIRTYFEWAFFETTNKKSSNGAGGINSFWRSKKNVQIFSMADITEVMIALFVASPILISDFTSFRSMIAMSGGIEDVVTSYEEGQFGAFVRLYTGEFEQGARQRETLLLPTAFADQRFSRCKLLAEGNGRWGRANHQLQRSPTLSQNQPTSENNGEEQVQEKLDSCVVKMEKWVVDETSVTVSCKTYVWSLMAITAVLVGGGLAMGLTVGQRIDGVDPFNLATYTWALAAFIIVVFKSMWVESWTWSDFLRQRVRCRSVSELAAATNLDYQLIMAKLLHDDCNGSILVTRGPYNTIFRNQTNGGDGFSIDQPLSAETLMLSGIALLKVLTPRGHAIVCLDYRCGTFLTILEHRRGTDNSRLVCEDLGRISKERDSGDDKVKDLVGLRLKKVDNFKWKRVQGLWEFKNAGVVFE